The following nucleotide sequence is from Gammaproteobacteria bacterium.
TAAAGATATGGGATACACGGAAGGGCCTTTGTCGTCACGTTCTTACAATTGATGGTAGCCATATTAGTAAATTTAAAATGCTATCAGATGCTATCCTTATTACTTATACTACTGCACAAAAAAGGCTGGATCTGTGGAATGTCAAAACTGGGCAGTGTATTTACACTATAAAAGACTGCAATGCTTTCAATCAACTTGAATTCGATTATATCGAAATTGATCAAATGAATTTCGATGTTGTAAAACTTTTGCATTGGCCCAAGGTACAAAAAGAGGAGAAGAAACAACTAGATTTATTGCCCGCAGTTAAAACTGCATTAGATATGGGTCTGTATATGGCTACTTTTCATAATGATGGATTGGAAATTCAATACATACCGACATTGAAATCTCCTTCTATAACCAGTAAAGAGGCGCTTCGTGCATTGATAAATCAAATCCGTACTACCACCTTAGTAAGTGACATCCTGCGACCCCAAGATGATATTATTTTGATAAAAACTGAAAATTTTGAGGCCATGGATCAGCTACAAGAGCTTCTGGAATCAGCTGGCATTTTAACGTTGGCTAGCCCCACACCAAAACAATTTTAATATTCTTAGAATAATAAGCAAAAGGAGACTGCCGTGCCTGACACAAATCAAGTATTGAATAATAAATTACAAATTTATCGCAAAGTAATAGTACAAGAATTTATCCGAGAATTTACGTTTCTACTCGATGTGGTAGCAGGACGTGCCTCTGCTAAAGGAGATTTCACCGATAAGCTTATTGCTATTGTGAAATTTGGCACATCAAATTTATTGGGAAATATCAGCATTCCTGGTGTGAATGTGCTCGATTCAATAATTGAAATTGGCATAGAGGCGCTTAATGACAAACGTAAAGAAAGAAGCCTGGATCATTTAGATCAACAAGCGACAGAAATAGATAATGAACAACTACGCATTTTATTAGAATGCGTGGCGCTGGAAGCTAGCCGTCGTTATGAGTTTATACTTGACACCTATCTATCTGATAGCCCCTTTGAAGTAGTACCACTAGCAAAAACACAAGTCGAGAGGATGCTCGAGTATGTTATACGAACTAGTTTGCCACTTACTTATGATAATTTATTGACAGGTATAATAGCGGGCCGCTCGGGGGCTTATGTGACTGGTTTTACTAATACACGCTTAGAATCCAAAGATGATCCAAAACTCAAATTTACTGCTGATGGTCTGTGTGGTCGCCCCGCCTTTATGACAGCTAATAAACAATTTTATATATTAAATCCTGAAACATCACAACCTTTGCACAAGCGCCAATCTAATCCTAATATGGTTACCACACTAACTCAAAAATTTGATTATAAAAAAGAATCTCTATTTAATTATGGTTATACCAAATTCATTAAAAAGAAGAAAACAATACGTGGCCAGCCGATAATTTTAGAACCGAAATATGGTTATGTACTTGTACCTCTCTCCGTAGTACAACAATTTGGCTATGAAGTACAACCTCGATCTAGTTTAAGCTCACCATTAACCACAAAAATCGATCAGCATAATCCAACTATTCAAGTGGTTACTCGTCGGGAAATTGAAGAGTATTTACAACGCCACAAAACAAAAATGTCATTTAATGATTTCATTCGTCGAAGAACTCCAAATACAACATTCACATTATTTGAGCCAAATCAACAACAAGATTTGGATTTTTCCAAATTCGATTTTAGTAATGCAGACTTTAGCGATTGCATTTTGAATGGGATTATAATTAAAGGCTCACTGGAAAATTCTAAATTTCAAGAAAGTTATTTAATTGGGGCTGATTTAAGTGGCGTGACAAATGCCAATCACACCAATTTTATGGGCGCACACTTAGAATACTTGAAAGGAAATAATGCTAATTTAAATGGCGCGAATTTAACTCAGGCACAGTTGCATTATGCCAATTTACAAGAGTCCCAATTACGGAGAATTCAGCATTTGGGCGCTATATGGATTAATGCAAATCTAAAAGACGCATCCACAGATGACCTCTCTGAAATTGAACATGAACAACAAGAACAACAAAATGCTTTAAAAGTGCAACTAGAAGAGATGCTAACTGAAATTAAGGATCAGCGTGAAATTATAGCGGAAATTCAATTGTTGTATACGAAGCAAGAACAATATATACAAACAAGTAAAGATATGACCGATACTCAAACGGAGCAAGCTAAAAAACTGCAATCGCTACTCGGAAAACTTGTTCAAGAAAAGCAAAGTCGCATGACATTTGAACGCTACTGTCGAGCTGAATTTAATCAACTAAAAACTTATACGCAAGATATAAGCAAGGATGTTAGCAGTCATCAACAAGCCATCCAACAACTGGATCAACGCGTCCATCAACTTGAGCTGCTACTTAAAGAACAAGGCGCTCTCCTTCAAATGATGCTAAATATAATAAAGCCTAATGAAGCACAGGAACTATTAAAAAAATATTGTCCTACTTTATT
It contains:
- a CDS encoding pentapeptide repeat-containing protein, with product MPDTNQVLNNKLQIYRKVIVQEFIREFTFLLDVVAGRASAKGDFTDKLIAIVKFGTSNLLGNISIPGVNVLDSIIEIGIEALNDKRKERSLDHLDQQATEIDNEQLRILLECVALEASRRYEFILDTYLSDSPFEVVPLAKTQVERMLEYVIRTSLPLTYDNLLTGIIAGRSGAYVTGFTNTRLESKDDPKLKFTADGLCGRPAFMTANKQFYILNPETSQPLHKRQSNPNMVTTLTQKFDYKKESLFNYGYTKFIKKKKTIRGQPIILEPKYGYVLVPLSVVQQFGYEVQPRSSLSSPLTTKIDQHNPTIQVVTRREIEEYLQRHKTKMSFNDFIRRRTPNTTFTLFEPNQQQDLDFSKFDFSNADFSDCILNGIIIKGSLENSKFQESYLIGADLSGVTNANHTNFMGAHLEYLKGNNANLNGANLTQAQLHYANLQESQLRRIQHLGAIWINANLKDASTDDLSEIEHEQQEQQNALKVQLEEMLTEIKDQREIIAEIQLLYTKQEQYIQTSKDMTDTQTEQAKKLQSLLGKLVQEKQSRMTFERYCRAEFNQLKTYTQDISKDVSSHQQAIQQLDQRVHQLELLLKEQGALLQMMLNIIKPNEAQELLKKYCPTLFIEQQQQAIRDLKQKIQDQLDESTSSPEEQQQLSEIINQAKNLTDKLTQTNFDEKEFSEDLDSLTNEAHRYIDNQTNKLNETYHHLQKLDSCIKQLKQNDTREKSIPELQPPISDNNNVQPRAAEKQVLTKFFHSTATPEISPKSSLLLSAELSNALKWGKFEITLLQSNEKGLLICYKQTDLTKTNYSKTALNGLRENLYSNKADLITGDTSTEDTLIIKSQYSSDVQDLKEYLEENAIILKNVDYALQ